A window of the Oncorhynchus masou masou isolate Uvic2021 chromosome 13, UVic_Omas_1.1, whole genome shotgun sequence genome harbors these coding sequences:
- the LOC135552015 gene encoding ADP-ribosylation factor-like protein 4A — translation MGNGFSDQIFPSLPSFQALHIVILGLDCAGKTTVLYRLRFNEFVNTVPTKGFNTEKIKVSLSAGGKSWRKAAFHFWDVGGQEKLRPLWRSYTRCADGIVFVVDSVDTERLEEAKTELHKITRLAENQGVPVLVVANKQDLRNSLPLHEMERSLALAELGNGTPWHLQPTCAIIGEGLQEGLEKLHTMIIKRRKTQKAQQKKKR, via the coding sequence ATGGGGAATGGATTCTCAGACCAGATCTTCCccagccttccttccttccaggcCCTCCATattgtcatcctgggtctggacTGCGCTGGGAAGACCACTGTCCTCTATCGCCTTCGTTTCAATGAGTTTGTGAACACGGTCCCCACTAAGGGATTCAACACGGAGAAGATCAAAGTGTCCCTGAGCGCAGGCGGAAAGTCCTGGCGGAAGGCGGCGTTCCACTTCTGGGATGTGGGCGGTCAGGAGAAGCTCCGCCCCCTGTGGCGCTCATACACGCGGTGCGCCGACGGTATCGTGTTTGTGGTGGATTCCGTCGACACGGAGCGTCTGGAGGAGGCCAAGACGGAGCTCCATAAGATCACGAGGTTAGCAGAGAACCAGGGGGTGCCTGTTCTAGTGGTGGCCAACAAGCAGGACCTGAGGAACTCCCTGCCGCTTCACGAGATGGAGCGCTCTCTGGCGCTAGCAGAGCTGGGTAATGGAACGCCCTGGCACCTGCAGCCCACCTGCGCCATcataggggaggggctacaggaAGGTCTCGAGAAGCTTCACACCATGATCATCAAAAGGAGGAAGACGCAGAAAGCTCAACAGAAGAAGAAGAGATGA